CTATCCTTTCGGCTAGGATCATTCCCTCTTTTAGATCAAAGATCGATACCGGGCGTGAAAGGGTGATGGAGTCCAGAACCAACACGAAGGATCGTAAAAAGAAGTTCACAAGCACATAAACTCCGACGACGATGAGGGAAGATTTCAAAAGCGCCGGAAGCACGGAAGTGGCGAAGAGGGTCAAAAACAGGAAAGGCGGGAAGACGAGCAGGTAGATGATATATCTCCTCTCAGGCAGATGCTGTTGGATCAGCCTGTTGAGGGCGTAATAAAGGAGGATGACGAGGGCCAGGCGAGGTAACCCTCTGAGCTGAACGGAGAAGATGTAGAGGATAGCGAAATACACACATGTCGTGAAGGCTAAGAAACAGAACATATTGACGACGTATTGAGCGAGTTTTCGAGGAAGATCCTTGGGGGAGAGGATCATCTGGAATGCTTTCCGTCTTCCCTCCTTCGAGCTTTTGACGAAGATATACAAGAGGGCGAACCAGAAGAAGAGGAACAGGGTGTTCATCAGGATCACGACGGGTGGGTATTTGATACGTCCCGGGGACGAGTGGAGGAGAGCTGGAGGAAACATCATGGAAATACCCCATAGCAGTTTCGCATCCCCCGGCGCGAGGGTGCCGAGCCAATACATCAGGAATGAGATCAATCCCCCTGCAAGGATAACACCAAGGGCGGAGGAAAATGAGATAGCGCCTATGAGAAAATAGATGATCTGAACGAGAATTCCCCCGTATATGAGGGCGAAGGTGCATATGTTGTATATCTTTCCCTCCTTCAGGTCTGTATATGAGGCATGTGAGCAACCCAGTAAAGCGAGGGAAGTTATCAGATACTCATACCCACTCATCGTCGAGACACATCCGTTGCTAATTTAAGCAAACCCCATATACCCGGTAATTTCCGTCGTGGCGAAACCTCATATCTATATAGAGGATATCCCCATGACGATGGGAAAAATTCTCCTTCCAGGAACATGAACTCCTTCCCACTTTCCAGATCCTTAACCCACACCGTCTCTTTCGCTTGATATGCCCTCACTCACCTCCTTATCCCTTGGATTGAAAGCCTCTCTTATGATAAAGGAGAGAAATCCCCGTCGCTCATCATCGGATCGCACCTCTTTTTATCATCCCCCACATGAGCATCCTCAGATCAATTAGGGGTGAGACAGGATACTTGTAATTCGGATCAAATACGTCAGGCTCAAGGTTGTATCCTTCAAGTTTAAGTTGCTTTACTATCTCTCCCTCAAGTGTCATAAAGTAGATGTCATTTCCATCGAAACTCCCCTTCCTGTTAGATGAAAAAGCGATAAATCGCCCGTCCGGCGTCCAACAGGGATCCCACTCAAAAAGAGCCGTATTCTCAGTCAAATTCCTGAGGTTCCCACCTGATAGATCCATCGTGAAGATATCAAACTGACCGCCCTCATGGTCAGAAGAGAAGGTGACCTTCGTCCCATCCGGTGAGAGGCAAAACCCATGACAGTAGTTCGATGGCAGAAGTGTTTGTTTCTTAACTTCCCTACTGGCGATATCTATCAGAGAAAGGATATCCCCTCTTCCCCTGTGCGATACGAAGGCTATCCTCCGCCCGTCTGGAGTCCAGGCAACACCATTTGCTGACGGCATGTTTGGGGTTAGATATGTGATCTTCCTGCTCGGGAGATCCATGACATATATCCCACCGCTATTTCCGGGATCTCTATTCGAGATGAAAGCTATCTTTCTACCTTTAGGAGACCAAGCAGGTTCTAGATCTCGGGCGGGGTTGTGGGTTAACCGTTCGATCTCGCCGCTCGTGATGTCCATGATGTAGATCTCATCGTTCCCGTCCCTCCTTGACACGAAGACGATGTTTTTGCCATCCGGCGACCAGCGTGGGTGGAAATCCGGGGCAGGATGTTGAGTCAGCCTGATCGGTTTCAGGTGTTTTAGGTTTATATCTTCTATCAAATA
This genomic stretch from Candidatus Poribacteria bacterium harbors:
- a CDS encoding PD40 domain-containing protein yields the protein MSPRYNLMGFVLIWFLIISPISSADLKDIKLVYSTWRKDGSQDIYLIEDINLKHLKPIRLTQHPAPDFHPRWSPDGKNIVFVSRRDGNDEIYIMDITSGEIERLTHNPARDLEPAWSPKGRKIAFISNRDPGNSGGIYVMDLPSRKITYLTPNMPSANGVAWTPDGRRIAFVSHRGRGDILSLIDIASREVKKQTLLPSNYCHGFCLSPDGTKVTFSSDHEGGQFDIFTMDLSGGNLRNLTENTALFEWDPCWTPDGRFIAFSSNRKGSFDGNDIYFMTLEGEIVKQLKLEGYNLEPDVFDPNYKYPVSPLIDLRMLMWGMIKRGAIR
- a CDS encoding prepilin peptidase, encoding MSGYEYLITSLALLGCSHASYTDLKEGKIYNICTFALIYGGILVQIIYFLIGAISFSSALGVILAGGLISFLMYWLGTLAPGDAKLLWGISMMFPPALLHSSPGRIKYPPVVILMNTLFLFFWFALLYIFVKSSKEGRRKAFQMILSPKDLPRKLAQYVVNMFCFLAFTTCVYFAILYIFSVQLRGLPRLALVILLYYALNRLIQQHLPERRYIIYLLVFPPFLFLTLFATSVLPALLKSSLIVVGVYVLVNFFLRSFVLVLDSITLSRPVSIFDLKEGMILAERI